A stretch of Brassica napus cultivar Da-Ae chromosome C6, Da-Ae, whole genome shotgun sequence DNA encodes these proteins:
- the LOC106430599 gene encoding ABC transporter G family member 12 — protein MELDSASNGRPSRPPPPPPAPSIGRGAYLAWEDLTVVIPNFSGGPTRRLLDGLNGYAEPGRIMAIMGPSGSGKSTLLDSLAGRLARNVIMTGNLLLNGKKARLDYGLVAYVTQEDVLMGTLTVRETITYSAHLRLSSGLTKEEVNGIVEGTIIELGLQDCADRVIGSWQSRGVSGGERKRVSIALEILTRPQILFLDEPTSGLDSASAFFVIQALRNIARDGGRTVVSSIHQPSSEVFALFDDLFLLSSGETVYFGESKFAVEFFAEAGFPCPKKRNPSDHFLRCINSDFDTVTATLKGSQRIRETPATSDPLMNLATSEIKARLVENYRRSVYAKSAKSRIRELASIEGHHEMEVRKGSEASWFKQLRTLTKRSFVNMCRDIGYYWSRIVIYIVVSICVGTIFYDVGHSYTSILARVSCGGFITGFMTFMSIGGFPSFIEEMKVFYKERLSGYYGVSVYIISNYVSSFPFLVAISGITGSITYNMVKFRPGFSHWAFFCLNIFFSVSVIESLMMVVASLVPNFLMGLITGAGIIGIIMMTSGFFRLLPDLPKIFWRYPISFMSYGSWAIQGAYKNDFLGLEFEPMFAGEPKMTGEEVIQKIFGVKVTHSKWWDLAAIVLILVCYRILFFIVLKLKERAEPALKALQAKRTMRSLNKRPSFRKIPSLSSLSSRRHQALHSLSSQEGLTSPIH, from the exons ATGGAGTTGGACAGTGCGAGCAATGGCCGGCCTTCtcgtcctcctcctccaccgccaGCACCGTCGATTGGTCGTGGAGCGTACTTGGCCTGGGAAGATTTGACGGTGGTTATACCTAACTTTAGTGGTGGTCCGACTCGAAGGTTGCTCGATGGACTAAACGGGTACGCTGAACCGGGTCGGATCATGGCCATTATGGGCCCTTCCGGATCCGGCAAGTCCACGCTTCTTGACTCTCTCGCAG GTAGACTCGCAAGAAACGTGATTATGACCGGTAATCTTCTATTGAACGGAAAGAAGGCAAGACTAGACTACGGCCTCGTC GCTTATGTAACACAAGAGGATGTATTGATGGGAACACTAACGGTGAGGGAGACAATAACATACTCAGCTCATCTAAGGCTTTCAAGTGGTTTGACCAAAGAAGAAGTCAACGGCATTGTTGAAGGAACAATCATTGAACTTGGTCTTCAAGATTGTGCAGACAGAGTCATAGGTAGCTGGCAGTCTCGAGGAGTGAGTGGTGGCGAGAGAAAACGCGTCAGCATTGCGTTAGAGATCTTAACGCGACCGCAGATTCTGTTCCTTGACGAACCCACAAGCGGTTTGGACAGTGCTTCTGCTTTCTTTGTGATTCAAGCGCTTAGGAACATCGCTAGAGATGGCGGCAGAACGGTTGTTTCATCGATTCATCAGCCTAGTAGCGAAGTTTTCGCTCTCTTTGATGATCTTTTCTTGCTCTCTAGTGGCGAGACTGTTTACTTTGGTGAATCCAAGTTTGCTGTTGAG TTCTTTGCTGAAGCAGGGTTTCCTTGCCCGAAGAAACGGAACCCTTCTGATCATTTTTTGAGATGTATAAACTCAGATTTTGATACCGTTACAGCTACACTCAAAGGATCTCAGAGGATACGG GAGACACCAGCTACATCAGATCCTTTGATGAATCTAGCAACATCTGAGATCAAAGCTAGACTTGTTGAGAACTACCGTCGCTCAGTCTATGCTAAATCTGCTAAATCTCGGATTCGTGAATTAGCTAGCATT gaAGGACATCATGAGATGGAAGTCAGAAAGGGAAGCGAAGCGAGCTGGTTTAAACAGCTAAGGACTTTGACAAAGAGATCGTTTGTGAACATGTGCCGCGATATTGGATACTACTGGTCAAGAATTGTGATCTACATTGTTGTATCCATCTGTGTTGGGACCATCTTTTACGATGTAGGACACAGCTACACATCGATCTTGGCACGGGTTTCTTGTGGTGGATTCATTACTGGTTTCATGACTTTCATGTCCATTGGAGGGTTTCCTTCTTTCATTGAAGAGATGAAAGTGTTCTACAAAGAGAGACTGAGTGGTTATTACGGCGTTTCGGTTTATATTATATCGAATTACGTCTCATCTTTCCCGTTCTTGGTCGCGATTTCAGGCATCACGGGGAGTATTACTTACAACATGGTGAAGTTCCGTCCAGGGTTCTCTCACTGGGCTTTCTTCTGTCTCAACATATTCTTCTCTGTCTCGGTAATTGAGAGTCTCATGATGGTTGTCGCTTCTCTCGTGCCAAACTTTTTGATGGGTCTCATTACAGGAGCTGGCATCATT GGAATCATCATGATGACTTCTGGATTCTTCCGTCTACTTCCAGATCTTCCAAAAATTTTCTGGCGATACCCAATTTCTTTCATGAGTTATGGTTCTTGGGCTATTCAG GGTGCATACAAGAACGATTTTCTTGGACTAGAGTTTGAGCCTATGTTTGCGGGAGAACCCAAGATGACAGGAGAGGAAGTTATACAGAAAATATTTGGAGTTAAAGTCACACATTCCAAGTGGTGGGACTTAGCAGCGATTGTTTTAATCCTTGTGTGTTACCGCATTCTCTTCTTCATAGTATTGAAACTTAAAGAAAGAGCAGAGCCGGCTTTGAAGGCGTTACAAGCAAAGAGAACGATGAGGAGTCTTAACAAGAGACCTTCTTTCAGGAAAATCCCGTCTCTATCTTCATTATCTTCAAGGAGACACCAAGCTCTACATTCACTTTCTTCTCAAGAAGGTCTTACCTCTCCAATCCATTAA
- the BNAC06G08870D gene encoding uncharacterized protein BNAC06G08870D isoform X1 yields the protein MEATTVFTSLYVSNLPKPKAIFNLTPPDLSSSSCWLCNSQSKRITKLRLNESNHGVLRLHALFHNEEAPSQSDDNLAGNNGFGLLPADMFSLSQEKVGSSLSGEKESHKIIDVETSLAFPPHGGGTRAALFRTPISGGVQNATSAHGLPPPALAVRNLMEQARFAHLCTVMSKMHHRREGYPFGSLVDFAPDPVGHPIFSFSPLAIHTRNILAEPRCTLVVQIPGWNCLSNARATLFGDVYRLPENEQEWAHKQYMAKHHQGPSQQWGNFHYFRMQNISDIYFIGGFGTVAWINVNEYEALQPDKIAADGGEQNLKELNAIFSKPLRELLSTESEVDDAAIISVDSKGIDIRVRQGAKFNIQRLAFEESLGVETLEDAKSALRKVIEKGKVHNL from the exons ATGGAAGCTACTACTGTCTTCACTTCACTATACGTTTCCAATTTACCAAAACCAAAGGCTATCTTCAACCTGACTCCACCTGATCTATCTTCGTCTTCTTGTTGGCTCTGTAATTCACAATCCAAGCGAATCACGAAACTGAGACTTAATGAATCGAATCATGGAGTTCTTCGTCTTCATGCTCTGTTTCACAACGAGGAGGCTCCAAGTCAAAGCGATGATAACTTAGCAGGAAACAATGGGTTTGGTCTTTTACCAGCGGATATGTTCTCTTTGTCTCAG GAAAAGGTTGGAAGTAGTCTAAGTGGTGAAAAGGAGAGTCATAAGATAATCGATGTGGAGACATCTCTTGCATTTCCTCCTCATGGTGGAGGAACTCGAGCAGCGCTGTTTCGGACCCCGATTTCTGGTGGTGTTCAGAACGCAACCTCTGCTCATGGTTTACCTCCACCTGCTCTAGCTGTTAGGAACTTGATGGAGCAG GCCAGGTTTGCTCATCTGTGCACAGTGATGTCTAAAATGCACCATCGCAGAGAAGGCTACCCCTTCGGATCTTTGGTAGATTTTGCACCTGATCCTGTGGGAC ACCCTATCTTTTCATTTTCACCCTTGGCTATTCACACTCGGAATATCTTAGCTGAACCTAGATGCACCCTCGTTGTTCAG ATACCCGGATGGAATTGCTTATCAAATGCAAGAGCTACATTATTCGGCGATGTCTATCGATTGCCAGAAAATGAGCAA GAATGGGCTCATAAGCAGTATATGGCTAAGCATCACCAAGGGCCTTCCCAACAATGGGGAAACTTTCACTATTTTAGAATGCAGAACATAAG TGATATATATTTCATTGGAGGTTTTGGCACTGTCGCGTGGATCAATGTCAATGAGTACGAGGCACTTCAGCCAGATAAGATAGCCGCCGATGGGGGCGAGCAAAACCTTAAG GAACTAAATGCCATCTTCTCAAAGCCACTTAGAGAGTTATTATCTACTGAATCTGAGGTAGACGATGCTGCTATCATTTCTGTAGACAGCAAAGGGATCGACATAAGAGTTCGTCAAGGTGCTAAg TTTAACATACAAAGGCTAGCCTTTGAGGAAAGTCTTGGTGTAGAGACCTTAGAAGACGCCAAATCTGCACTAAGGAAAGTGATAGAGAAGGGAAAGGTGCACAATTTGTAG
- the BNAC06G08870D gene encoding uncharacterized protein BNAC06G08870D isoform X2, translated as MEATTVFTSLYVSNLPKPKAIFNLTPPDLSSSSCWLCNSQSKRITKLRLNESNHGVLRLHALFHNEEAPSQSDDNLAGNNGFGLLPADMFSLSQVGSSLSGEKESHKIIDVETSLAFPPHGGGTRAALFRTPISGGVQNATSAHGLPPPALAVRNLMEQARFAHLCTVMSKMHHRREGYPFGSLVDFAPDPVGHPIFSFSPLAIHTRNILAEPRCTLVVQIPGWNCLSNARATLFGDVYRLPENEQEWAHKQYMAKHHQGPSQQWGNFHYFRMQNISDIYFIGGFGTVAWINVNEYEALQPDKIAADGGEQNLKELNAIFSKPLRELLSTESEVDDAAIISVDSKGIDIRVRQGAKFNIQRLAFEESLGVETLEDAKSALRKVIEKGKVHNL; from the exons ATGGAAGCTACTACTGTCTTCACTTCACTATACGTTTCCAATTTACCAAAACCAAAGGCTATCTTCAACCTGACTCCACCTGATCTATCTTCGTCTTCTTGTTGGCTCTGTAATTCACAATCCAAGCGAATCACGAAACTGAGACTTAATGAATCGAATCATGGAGTTCTTCGTCTTCATGCTCTGTTTCACAACGAGGAGGCTCCAAGTCAAAGCGATGATAACTTAGCAGGAAACAATGGGTTTGGTCTTTTACCAGCGGATATGTTCTCTTTGTCTCAG GTTGGAAGTAGTCTAAGTGGTGAAAAGGAGAGTCATAAGATAATCGATGTGGAGACATCTCTTGCATTTCCTCCTCATGGTGGAGGAACTCGAGCAGCGCTGTTTCGGACCCCGATTTCTGGTGGTGTTCAGAACGCAACCTCTGCTCATGGTTTACCTCCACCTGCTCTAGCTGTTAGGAACTTGATGGAGCAG GCCAGGTTTGCTCATCTGTGCACAGTGATGTCTAAAATGCACCATCGCAGAGAAGGCTACCCCTTCGGATCTTTGGTAGATTTTGCACCTGATCCTGTGGGAC ACCCTATCTTTTCATTTTCACCCTTGGCTATTCACACTCGGAATATCTTAGCTGAACCTAGATGCACCCTCGTTGTTCAG ATACCCGGATGGAATTGCTTATCAAATGCAAGAGCTACATTATTCGGCGATGTCTATCGATTGCCAGAAAATGAGCAA GAATGGGCTCATAAGCAGTATATGGCTAAGCATCACCAAGGGCCTTCCCAACAATGGGGAAACTTTCACTATTTTAGAATGCAGAACATAAG TGATATATATTTCATTGGAGGTTTTGGCACTGTCGCGTGGATCAATGTCAATGAGTACGAGGCACTTCAGCCAGATAAGATAGCCGCCGATGGGGGCGAGCAAAACCTTAAG GAACTAAATGCCATCTTCTCAAAGCCACTTAGAGAGTTATTATCTACTGAATCTGAGGTAGACGATGCTGCTATCATTTCTGTAGACAGCAAAGGGATCGACATAAGAGTTCGTCAAGGTGCTAAg TTTAACATACAAAGGCTAGCCTTTGAGGAAAGTCTTGGTGTAGAGACCTTAGAAGACGCCAAATCTGCACTAAGGAAAGTGATAGAGAAGGGAAAGGTGCACAATTTGTAG
- the LOC106430605 gene encoding RNA-binding protein Y14, which produces MANIESEAIDFEPEEDDLMDEEEAGAADVSPRAAGHPRLRSAIAGANGDSTDRKTKGRGFREERDSDRQRRLSSRDFESLGSDGGPGPQRSIEGWIILVTGVHEEAQEDDLSNSFGDFGEIKSLHLNLDRRTGFVKGYALVEYEKSEEAQNAIKAMNGAELLTQNVSVDWAFSSGPNAGSYRRKNLRSGRSQRSRSPRRRF; this is translated from the exons ATGGCGAACATAGAATCCGAAGCAATCGATTTCGAGCCAGAGGAGGATGACCTCATGGACGAAGAAGAGGCTGGAGCAGCTGACGTTTCCCCACGCGCCGCTGGGCATCCGAGGCTTAGGTCAGCTATCGCCGGAGCAAACGGCGACTCGACGGATAGGAAGACCAAAGGCCGCGGCTTTCGCGAGGAGAGAGACTCCGATCGCCAGCGCCGCCTTTCCTCGCGCGATTTCGAGTCGCTAGGTTCCGATGGCGGTCCTGGCCCGCAGCGAT CTATTGAGGGGTGGATTATTTTGGTCACCGGAGTTCATGAGGAGGCACAAGAGGATGATCTATCGAATTCTTTTGGTGATTTTGGGGAGATTAAGAGTTTGCATCTCAATCTCGATCGCCGTACTGGTTTTGTCAAG GGCTATGCTTTGGTAGAATATGAGAAGAGTGAAGAAGCACAGAATGCTATCAAAGCAATGAATGGTGCTGAGCTTCTTACACAGAATGTCAGCGTTGACTGGGCCTTCAGCAGTGGACCCAATGCTGGATCTTACAGGAGAAAGAACTTGAG GTCTGGGAGGTCACAACGTTCAAGAAGCCCGAGAAGACGTTTCTGA